From the genome of Anopheles moucheti chromosome 3, idAnoMoucSN_F20_07, whole genome shotgun sequence, one region includes:
- the LOC128301387 gene encoding luciferin sulfotransferase-like, with protein sequence MSFEYAEITDPLHVENKEQTGEEDYIMVRAKQYADVPIAIPNWEPPAHCYTNRFQQHEKDLLDFEVFPDDVWVASYPKSGTTWCQEMVWLICNDLNFEAARAESLRTRFPFLDVSLIHDGKMNSFERVQQTPRTRFIKTHLPVSMLPKQYWSVKPKTVYVKRNPKSVAVSYFHHSRGIFYRGTMDMFVRSFVREHQFYSPYHAHVIEYHELRECDNILHLAYEDMKRDLPGVVGKVCKFFGKSYGDHQLKELYEHLSFKSMRENKACNYEDSNQPREEGERFIRKGELESWKQELTKEQIEILDQWTMEKTPNIQHRKLFE encoded by the exons ATGTCTTTCGAATACGCGGAAATAACGGATCCACTGCATGTGGAGAATAAAGAGCAAACTGGTGAGGAGGACTACATCATGGTACGCGCAAAACAATACGCTGATGTGCCAATCGCCATTCCCAACTGGGAACCACCTGCTCATTGCTACACGAATAG ATTTCAGCAGCACGAGAAAGATCTACTCGACTTCGAAGTGTTTCCAGATGATGTATGGGTCGCATCGTATCCAAAGAGTGGGACCACATGGTGTCAGGAGATGGTTTGGTTGATCTGCAATGATCTTAACTTTGAAGCGGCACGTGCAGAATCATTACGAACACGGTTTCCCTTCCTGGA TGTTAGTTTAATTCACGACGGCAAGATGAACTCGTTCGAACGTGTGCAACAGACACCTCGAACACGGTTCATTAAAACACACCTGCCAGTGTCGATGCTTCCGAAGCAGTACTGGAGTGTAAAGCCGAAAACCGTTTACGTCAAACGCAACCCAAAATCGGTGGCCGTTTCGTACTTTCATCACTCGCGCGGGATCTTCTACCGTGGCACAATGGATATGTTCGTGCGATCGTTTGTGCGTGAACATCAGTTTTATTCACCGTACCATGCGCACGTAATTGAGTACCACGAATTACGGGAATGCGACAATATTCTTCATCTTGCGTACGAAGATATGAAGCGTGATCTGCCGGGAGTTGTTGGAAAGGTGTGTAAGTTTTTTGGAAAGTCCTACGGTGACCATCAGTTGAAAGAGCTGTACGAGCATCTCTCGTTTAAGTCAATGCGCGAGAATAAGGCTTGCAACTACGAAGATTCAAATCAACCGCGAGAAGAAGGGGAGCGATTTATTCGGAAAGGTGAGCTGGAGAGTTGGAAACAGGAGCTGACCAAAGAACAGATTGAGATACTCGATCAGTGGACTATGGAGAAAACTCCAAACATTCAACATAGGAAATTATTCGAATGA
- the LOC128301388 gene encoding uncharacterized protein LOC128301388 produces the protein MRPNRCIYVLTVAIHIVLVIVAGSKLVLQENFRSQVLDRNDGMLISGGAVSSNQLWMLGLRLLQLVGMQAMLLHGFSIIISNRLFSDPYSRHLNGMSHLWTVLTVCCLSTNLFAMVLWFRFVETTQKTLQESLYGGLEMYQFDTTWSDFWNELQTHSHCCGVLNYTDWQGMLWETAEKEAQYRRLLLPDSTGIGSSGTVVIVPISCCRNRHRCMGERINLGVTELLRSVALDAMDIINHAGCFDAMRRGLIRTVRMITLLDVILCSMQLGTIFLMRILFIANRNFQSNTTI, from the exons ATGCGTCCGAATCGGTGTATTTACGTCCTAACTGTTGCTATACACATTGTGCTAGTTATTGTGGCCGGTTCGAAACTGGTGCttcaagaaaattttcgcTCGCAAGTATTAGACCGTAACGATGGAATGCTGATTAGTGGTGGTGCAGTCTCTTCAAATCAGCTCTGGATGCTTGGTTTGCGGCTACTCCAACTTGTCGGCATGCAGGCAATGCTACTGCACGGCTTTTCCATTATCATTTCGAACCGTCTATTCAGCGATCCATACAGTCGGCATCTGAATGGAATGTCGCATCTGTGGACTGTTCTTACAGTGTGCTGCCTTTCGACGAATCTGTTCGCAATGGTCCTTTGGTTTAGATTTGTCGAAACCACGCAGAAAACCCTACAGGAGTCTCTCTATGGTGGACTGGAGATGTATCAGTTTGATACGACTTGGAGTGATTTTTGGAACGAACTACAAACGCACTCCCATTGTTGCGGTGTGCTCAATTACACCGATTGGCAAGGGATGCTGTGGGAAACGGCAGAAAAAGAGGCTCAATATAGAAG GCTACTACTCCCAGACAGCACTGGCATCGGCAGTAGTGGTACTGTTGTGATCGTTCCAATTAGCTGCTGCCGGAACCGTCATCGTTGCATGGGTGAGCGCATCAATCTGGGCGTTACAGAGCTACTACGGTCGGTTGCCCTGGATGCCATGGACATCATCAATCACGCCGGTTGCTTCGACGCAATGCGAAGAGGCTTGATACGCACGGTACGCATGATCACTCTATTGGATGTGATCCTCTGCTCGATGCAG CTTGGTACAATCTTTTTGATGcgaatattatttattgccAACCGAAACTTTCAATCCAACACGACCATTTGA